The genome window gaggagataGACCTTTCAAACTCCATCCGTGAAAGGCTTAGCCCTACaggccaaatccaccttcgcatgagcttccatgaaaatcctgactaaaCTGTTGCCtaacgaccaaggtccagcctttctatcccactctctacaaatcatattgtttggacccTTTACACACGAGCCCAGTGTCGTCCCCGGGCCGTTAAAAATAGTGTCCCTACAagtatgattaaaaaaaagtaatatttacATTGTACAAATTTGTTTAGTATACAATGTAATATTTACATTGTTAGTACAATGTAGACTTATAATTACTACAAAAAAGtaactttctttttattattatgagttGTCACTTTACTCTTCTGTAAAAGATTTATATGTTTATCTCATTATTCCATCCTATTAATAAGGTTGAAATATTATTTGTCGTCTAGTGGAGGCAAAGAGATAAGACTTTAGTTGTCATCAATATGACATATGATGTAAAGCTTCTATGCCACTTGCCGCTAAAAATACAAGAATATTACAAATACAATCATTCTCCTACTCAATTTCACAATTTGCTAACTTGTGTAATTGTAAGTGGTCAATAAAAAAGTGATAGGTCTCAGAAGTCAGTAGTGGACAAAAAGTATCCACTAATCATAATCACATAAGTCAGTAGTGGATAGAAAATACCTTGAGTATCACACTAGTTAGAAAGTTGCGAAATTCGATGTATCTTTAGATTTATTCCTAAATAGAAGTTGTAAGATATATCAAGATTTTTTCTTGCATTAATGTCTTACAGCAAATCTTTAGCTACAAAATCTGATTTGATTTGCCTTTGGGTGCATAATTGAtaggtttcaactttcaagtaaCAACCAACCTTTTACCATTTGTTATTGtaacatttttgaaaattgatcccctttttcctttatcaaacaaattaattagactttttttctattaatttttttcctcaacatgcaatatatttcaaaaaattatctattctaTCCTTAGATAATTCTTCTTCATTTGCTGTTGTTAAGAACCAAATATGACAAggttgaaagaatttttttttttttttttcactctccaCCATGCTAAACTTGTTATCCAGaaggtgaattttttttctcaattttggaTGCTAGATAATAGAGTAATTTTTAATCATGGTGGGAAATTGCCACTATTGATATGCtgctaaaagcctaaaacatgaaaaaattaCTCGGTGGTGATTCCCTATTCTGTGTCTCAAGTCtcaacatatatattatataccaaACTTCATGATTAATAAGAGATGTGAGTTTTGGTATTCCTTCATGCATATTGATATTCTAATGACTTCGGAGCAAGAGTTTTCTAATCTTTCCTCATTGGTTTTAATATCAATCATTTGGTGAAGTCGGAAtcaggttttttatttttttatttttttttttttgagaagaaaggaaatagttttttagctttcttgaataaaaaaatatttttgactCTTTCAACGTATGGGTTTAAAGTATCATTtctagtaaataaaaaaaattgaggaaattgtttggttttacattttttttttctttttcccaaatTTGTCTTTTTGACAATATTGGAGTAtgagttttacattttttttttttttttttgagcttctCCGTTTGCCgagctattttatttttcaaacaactCATATGCTAccaaaactttcattttcttattcaaAATTTGGGATTTCCAAACATCAAGAAGTTTGTTATAGATTTATCTAGAGATTcatagaaataatatttttgaatagTCTTATTTATATACCGTCAATTCTGTAACACTAAAAAACAGCTAATTTAATTTATGTAAATAGAGTTTGTTGAATATGATGTCTAGATCTTACAAATAACTCATAGTTTGTAAGATCTGTATACAACCTATGAGCGCTTCATTTTACTCACTGTCCAATTATTCTTAATGGCATTTTTAAGGTCCATATGTCCTTAAaacattttatagtttttttaaaaaaatttataaaaaattgaaaaaattatttaaaaaatgttaataatttttttttctttataaatttttttctaagataatttattaagatcttacattagtaatattaattttggGTAAGTAGGGTAACTCCCAAACGAGAATTTAATGAgattgcttctcaaaaaaaggtGTTTCACACTATTTGTAAAGTAACTGtaatcccattaaaaaaaaaaagtaactgtAATCTGCACTCTGCAACACGCTGAGctgtaaaattgttgtttcttaTTATTATCCACGGGTTTTTCCAGTTGACATGAGAGTTGTACTAACTTTTTAGCTCGTGATTCGTACTTTCACATATTGATATtagtgtgttttttatttttcattatttgaaaataagtaTTTCCTGTCCTAGATATTACCCAttttgttgaaagttgaaaccataAAAAAGTTTCTGGTAGAAGATCAGCTTTATAGTTTTCTGTGCTCCACAAACACATTTATTACGCATCCAAAGGTACGATGGGATAAATTTTGCCATGCTGATAGTTAATAATTGTCAGCATGCTCGCAGGTTGTTTCTCAAGCCCGGCAAACAATAGGACATTATGTCAGTATGTGGGCCGAGATTTCAAGTGGCCTCGTTAACTATTCTTAAAGGACCTGGCCCAAACTAGGCCCATTTTAACTATTTCTTCAATTTCAGAGTGTAGCCCATAAACTCCAAAATAAAAGGGATGCTAAATATGCTATAAGATTGACTTGCTCCTTTTTGTCATAAAAAATTGGGTAAGAGTTGAAAAGTAGCCTTAATTATTATAGATGTTAGCCATGTATTGAGTAGCTTGTGATTTTTGGACTTCAATATCAACAGATATGAGTGCAATGTAATCAGAAATATTGCAATCATTTTACTATGAGAGTCTCGTTTCTTTAAAGTAGACTCACCACCTATGCTGAGTATGATTGAGGTTTTTTAAGGAAGAGCTAAATAGTCATTGAGGAtggcaaaaatatatatatatatatatatatatataaattatgaaatctaaaattgaaaacttttgtgCTGTGCTATGGACCTATGGTGGACTAGATTTGAAGtagaaaaattatcaaacacTTGCAGGATCTAAATATCAAGTCCCATCATTTAAATGACAACATAAACTCAGCAATGGCATATCAAACTACATGGTCCATTATGAGATCTGGCATCTCCTTTGTAGAATTAAGTATTGCTTTACTTCTACTTGCACAGTGTAAGCAACAAACAATTTAAGCATAAAATTGAACATCTGggatcaaaaaattaaatggaacaAACAAAATAGCACTTAATTTACATCCCAGACTCCACAGCTTCTGATGTCAATGAAAAGCATATCATCAAGATAGAACCTTACTAGGTTACACTAATAAGGAAGGCCATTTTGTATTTGCCATCTCCTTTCACTTTCTCAGACCTGGATTCACCAGTTTTTGTctgagtgagaaaaaaaattcagagatAGGCAATGTGGCTGGAGCAATGACTATCAAAAAAGCAGAGCCACTAGTAACAATGGTCATATGAGAGGCTAGGCTACAGGTgattattttaaacaaaatagtCCCAACTCAAATAATAACAGAGAAAAACTAATATTGACAACATCAcaaaccataggaataactaaTGAGCATTCAGAAATAATATTCAGCATAAGACATTATATCTACCATAAAGCAGGCTAGGCAAATTGCCTTCTATAGTTCTATGTCTGTCACCAGAAAGGCAATTATAGAAACATATGACAGAATAAGGAAAATTTAAATGGTCAATTATATTGTAAACCAGAAACAgtaaacaaatacaaatatcTTACCAATCTTTTTGGCAAATAACACTGACCAACACTTTGTTTATAGAGGTTGGGATAACAGTTTGTTTGAAATCTAAACCTTAGTTCCATAAGTGGTATAATGGTAAAGAACAAGCTGAATTCCCTAATCTAAAACCTCGTAAAGAATTGGTTCAGCCAGCAAAAAGAATTCGAGTCTGCATTCTAAAGAAATGTATTTCATCAAAATCTGAAATCTGGTAATCCCAAATCAAGGTATTCGTCTACCCCATTATTCTTATCCAGCCAATCTGACTTCAAGAAGTCCACAAAATAATCATCTCCAGAAGGTGCCTTTTCCATATGATTCAAGCTCCTTAGTAATTTGGCATCTGGATTCTGCAACTCATACGACACATTTGATGCCTTTTCACATTGATTTCTGCCAGGGAATCCAACTTGATCAGcatcaaaaccaaaacccatcaCTGAATCTGTGTTACCAAAAGGATTATTGTCTAATAGCGCCATAATTTCTTCCACATCAAACATTTCATCTACAGAATAATCCTGCAAGTAATCCTGCTCATTATCCCCACAGTTGTTCACCACACCAGTAGCCTCATTCTTCAGTTCCTGCTTGACATCATGCATGCCACGGCTATTATGTTCTTTAGCATTCAGAGTCTCATCCTTTACTTCTGTCTTCACTATACTACTAGGCATATCATCAGCTTCAGCGAACTCAGAATTCAGCTTATTCATTCCCAATTCACCTTCCACATTGGGGAAACATTCTTCAGAGTGGTTTGTGGTAGTTATGGAATCAGAACCAGCAGGAGTTCCAATTGAACAAGGGCCAGATAAAGAGGAAATAGAACAACAATCCCTCGCAGACTCTGTCAAGAGCCTGTGATTCACGGAATCCGGAAAGTTGAGGCGAGCAGAAACACCATACATAGCTCTAGCAGCTTCGTCATAGGCAGAGGCAGCATCAGCTGCACTATCAAATGTACCGAGCCAGAGCCTCTTTCCCCTATTTGGCTCTCGAATTTCCGCAACCCATTTACCCCAAATCCTCTGCCTAACACCTCTATATTTGCACTGCCAATTCTCCGGCCCTCCCTTTCCTTTCATACATCCCTTCTTCGACCCTTTGGCCGGAACTTTACAAGCAGGTTTACTCTCATTGAGTTGAGCATTGTACTCCTTCCACTTGGCCAATCTCTGAGCCACAGACACTCCATCCCCTCTACTCTTCCTCTTCCTAGATGAATCCATATCCACGGAATTCAGAATCTGCACCAACGTTGAAAGACCCTAATTAATTAAACGAAATAGGTTACTTAGGCCCCAATTATGAacctaatctatatataataacacaaatagaatgaacccaaatttttatttatttattcatacaatcaactcaaacaaaaacaaaaaaaaaattccaagaatgaccaaaatagaaaattccACTAAAGCACTTATTCAAAAGAAAACCCAGAAGCCCCAAGAttcatatatattgaatttcCCAAACCAAAAGAATAGAATgaactcaattttttatttattcatacaatcaactcaaaaaaaaaaaaaaaaaaatccaagaatgaccaaaatagaaattccACTAAAGCACTTATTCAAAAGAAAACCCAGAAGCCCCAAGAttcatatatattgaatttcccaaaccaaaaaaatagaatgaacccaattttttatttattcatacagtcaactcaaaaaaaaaaaaaaaaaaaaatccaagaatgaccaaaatagaaaattccACTAAAGCActtattcaaaataaaacccagaaGCCCCAAGAttcatatatattgaatttcccaaaccaaaaagaaaatcacaaaccccagaaaagaaaaatcaaaccaggaaaataaaatcaagaaaacccaaaagaaaaaaaaaaaaaaaaacatatagaaaaataaaaaattttgaattgtatgAGAATAACGAACCTCTCAGTTGTAGTCTTGGACGAAATAAAACCCCTAGTGATTCTAATCTCCCACACCGAAGCGCTTCAGAACAAAGAAAGATAAGACGTTTTCCTTTCTTCGTTTTGTGCTTTTTTTCCTCACCGTATGTATGTGTTTctgatatttttttgtttgagcaGTGAATGAATGTTTATAGGGTGGGTTTGATCTTTGGAATTTTTCTCACTGAATTTTCTTGAGAGTGTGAGGGcttctcttttttgttctttcaacTTTCAGGTTTTAACTAGAAGCGTGTAAGCAGAGACGAGTATTTATAGCGTTCTATAGatatttccttttttgggcTTTGTGGGGGTTTAACGAGATTTTGTGGATGACGTGGCGATTTTTTAGACATGCGTGTGGCGATTCAGACCGTGTACTCTGTGGCACGTGTCACTAGAAGCTTCTTGAACCACCCGATCTTCACTTAGTATCGCTTTCTTGGCTACGAAGTATTTACCATTTAAggtttgttttaacttttaatgcTGATTTTTAGTTGTCCCACTTGTGCTATGTTATGTCTCCAACTATTGTATGCTTCTGTGATAGTGAGTGAGATCAACTTGGTGTAATTCATGACATTTGTCTCCAGCTATGCTGACCCTCCTGGATTTTTCCCCCCAcaaaaggggtttttttttttttttttgggcacaaCTTGGGGTATTATCATGAcatgaaatcccaaaaaaatatgataaaaagttgaaattctatAAAGGTCCTCAATACATTGATCTACTTGCAATATACAAAATTGATATAATTATGATAGATTATCTAATTCAAAGGTtgtctttttcttaatttcctATATCAAGATAACTCGATTGTTCAATACTGCAAACTATGATAAGAGGACTAGTAGTTTTGGCTATTGAATCTCATAAACTTAGGTTGGGGTTGTATTAAATTAAGTATTAACTAAATTAATGAGTGCTGACCATATTTTCAGTAAACTAGTTTGGAAATTAATAATGgtgtttttttaatgaataaattagttgttattttgatattagagtttcataaaaattaaactatCTTAATAATGAATTAGGCAAGTGGCAAAATCACACTATACAACATGTAATACATTTGTTGATAATAATATAACATAGGATAATTTGGTAATACATTTAATTGGACCACTTTGACTATCAACTGCACAATTAactatttagtttttctttacctcaaaaaaaaaaaaaaaactatttagtttttcttttttaagtaagATTGAATGTTATATGCATGATAATTTATGACTGGAACATGTACTTAATCTATATTTCCATCACTACGGAAATAAAATTACCATGAAAAtgggcttcaaaaaaaaaaatttaccaagaaaatgagaataataaaaatCCGGCAATGACACTCGTTAAGCAACATACAATTGGGACCAAAAAgaatattatatgaaaaatattgcaaGACTTgagtttaattaataattagctctttctcaaattttttttaattagctaTAATAATTTAGCTGGTCTCATAAATCCAACAATGGCAATTGTTTGAGCAGCATACAATTGGGGCCAATAAGtatattatatgaaaataattagAAGTCTTGagcttaattaattaattagatataaTCATCTAACCAGTTTCTATTCATCTCATTCCTCAATcaaa of Quercus lobata isolate SW786 chromosome 8, ValleyOak3.0 Primary Assembly, whole genome shotgun sequence contains these proteins:
- the LOC115957511 gene encoding dehydration-responsive element-binding protein 2C-like, with protein sequence MDSSRKRKSRGDGVSVAQRLAKWKEYNAQLNESKPACKVPAKGSKKGCMKGKGGPENWQCKYRGVRQRIWGKWVAEIREPNRGKRLWLGTFDSAADAASAYDEAARAMYGVSARLNFPDSVNHRLLTESARDCCSISSLSGPCSIGTPAGSDSITTTNHSEECFPNVEGELGMNKLNSEFAEADDMPSSIVKTEVKDETLNAKEHNSRGMHDVKQELKNEATGVVNNCGDNEQDYLQDYSVDEMFDVEEIMALLDNNPFGNTDSVMGFGFDADQVGFPGRNQCEKASNVSYELQNPDAKLLRSLNHMEKAPSGDDYFVDFLKSDWLDKNNGVDEYLDLGLPDFRF